A DNA window from Aspergillus nidulans FGSC A4 chromosome I contains the following coding sequences:
- a CDS encoding uncharacterized protein (transcript_id=CADANIAT00007762): MFMILVSICLGAIILSGCQRLLHPSTVLSTFIHSPQSAMSSNLIVLPRPGQITTGQAIPSPSEAAFVRTFGQLLPAASYLYTQNGRIAYYSQSPETNDPTATIRRVLFIHGVQTPAIGLQPLSKELFSRFPSAQGVLVDLWGHGLTDTPFAPHEPALFHQLIEDLMTHLGWRDAHMIGYSFGGSTTATFAAARPDRVSSMVLVAPAGLLRDAHFTDEERSYLRGGDDGLEEAAKDWILEFLEGGRLTVPSNWEERVARGEVVAEAVRDWELKNHPGHQASVIGVFRDGGVLDRHAEFLRAAKGGVPVLCVLGETDDICKAEDLYEVGLKNVAVVPGVGHGVVRERVPEVVHLIDTFWRAHLDTRLCNVVPSSSILLLSLTLNSVAVRRSRVTPTSVVLFDIQQKKQLAELTMSGIKYVEPIALKLWSSWGPGCLPVQFTHDINEDTLNVLGASYVGHERKD, translated from the exons ATGTTTATGATATTAGTCAGCATCTGCCTTGGTGCCATCATTCTAAGCGGATGCCAACGGCTTCTCCACCCATCGACCGTCCTTTCGACCTTTATCCACAGCCCTCAATCGGCAATGTCCTCGAATCTGATTGTTCTTCCCCGTCCTGGGCAGATAACAACTGGCCAGGCAATCCCCAGCCCTTCCGAAGCCGCTTTCGTGAGAACTTTCGGCCAGCTCTTGCCAGCGGCGTCCTATCTGTACACTCAGAACGGCAGAATCGCCTATTACAGTCAGTCACCAGAAACGAACGACCCTACAGCAACAATTCGCCGGGTCTTATTTATTCACGGAGTCCAGACACCTGCCATTGGACTGCAGCCATTATCAAAGGAGCTCTTTTCGCGCTTTCCTTCCGCACAAGGTGTTCTTGTTGATCTGTGGGGCCACGGGCTGACAGATACACCCTTTGCACCCCATGAGCCGGCCCTTTTTCACCAGCTCATCGAGGACTTGATGACACATCTGGGGTGGCGCGATGCTCACATGATCGGGTACTCCTTTGGTGGGTCGACAACGGCCACGTTCGCTGCCGCGCGGCCTGATCGTGTCTCGTCTATGGTGCTTGTCGCACCTGCAGGTCTCTTACGCGACGCTCATTTCAcagacgaggaaagaagcTATCTCCGCGGCGGCGATGACGggctggaagaggctgcaaagGACTGGATTCTAGAGTTCCTCGAGGGGGGACGGTTGACCGTGCCATCCAActgggaggagagggtcGCACGGGGCGAGGTCGTCGCAGAGGCTGTCCGAGACTGGGAGCTGAAAAATCATCCAGGACATCAGGCAAGCGTGATTGGCGTGTTTCGGGATGGAGGGGTGCTTGACAGACACGCCGAGTTCCTTCGAGCTGCAAAAGGTGGTGTTCCAGTGTTATGTGTCCTCGGGGAGACAGACGATATTTGTAAGGCTGAGGATCTCTACGAAGTCGGGTTGAAGAATGTTGCTGTGGTTCCTGGTGTAGGACACGGCGTCGTCAGAGAACGAGTACCAGAGGTTGTTCACCTCATTGACACTTTCTGGAGAG CTCACCTAGATACCAGACTTTGCAATGTTGTACCATCGAGCTCTATATTACTCCTCTCGCTTACCCTCAACAGTGTCGCTGTGCGTAGGTCCAGGGTCACACCTACCTCCGTCGTGCTGTTCGATatccagcagaagaagcaactAGCGGAGTTGACTATGAGCGGCATCAAGTACGTAGAACCCATTGCGCTGAAGCTATGGAGTTCTTGGGGGCCTGGCTGCTTGCCAGTCCAATTCACACACG ATATCAACGAGGACACCCTGAATGTGCTGGGTGCTAGTTATGTAGGGCACGAACGCAAAgactaa
- a CDS encoding uncharacterized protein (transcript_id=CADANIAT00007761): MFLNRIARFYRSCLFQIIIVGLVAFCEPGIWTALNNLGAGGNASPFLNNAANALTYGLMSVGCFLAGGVSNKITAKWTLFIGAAFYTPYAAGLYCHNRYGNEWFLLLGASLCGIGASLLWASEAAIAVGYPEEDKRGRYVAIWMGIRQMGPLVGGAISLALNVNTAHVGKVTYTTYLGLVAISSLGAPFALLLSQPQEVFRSDGTKIPYMKKTSLAIEARAIWKQLRNKYMLLLIPVFLAGQFGATYQGNYLTSHLTTGTILDLKYFSRETRSKAVYIIVLVFVTASWTWNAVMQTKLSRMAEPPAFDLGDGPFFNSAFTVYMFFRFFYEVLQTYIYWLMAEIKGAQADGDVARTTGILRSWESIGSTIAYAVGATHWPNLNQMILGFALWGFTIPFTLLAVFGSWNQSQIAEADGESSGDDFETQRRRNTRHWLQRIILWGIRLVKALPRGGNGSGSTQQGRIEMAEFPPFSLQPLAQEVVELLKARRETVSVAETAAGGLISACLLSVPGASAVYKGGLTV; the protein is encoded by the exons ATGTTTCTCAATCGTATCGCCCGATTCTACCGGTCATGTCTGTTTCAGATAATTATCGTTGGGCTGGTCGCGTTTTGCGAGCCTGGAATCTGGACTGCCTTGAATAATCTGGGAGCGGGAGGGAACGCGAGC CCTTTTTTAAACAATGCAGCAAATGCACTGACGTATGGGCTGATGTCGGTGGGctgctttcttgctggaggtgTGAGCAATAAGATCACCGCGAAATGGACATTGTTCATCGGCGCCGCGTTCTATACACCATACGCGGCTGGCCTCTACTGCCACAATCGCTACGGAAACGAGTggtttcttctgcttggcGCCTCTCTCTGTGGAATTGGCGCATCCTTACTGTGGGCGAGCGAGGCCGCCATTGCGGTTGGATACCCAGAGGAGGATAAAAGGGGGCG CTACGTTGCCATCTGGATGGGTATCCGGCAAATGGGGCCGCTCGTTGGCGGTGCGATATCGCTTGCACTCAATGTAAACACAGCACATGTGGGCAAAGTCACCTATACCACCTACCTTGGGCTGGTGGCTATCTCGTCCCTGGGTGCCCCGTTCGCGCTGCTCCTTTCCCAACCGCAAGAGGTTTTCCGAAGTGATGGCACCAAGATTCCGTACATGAAGAAGACAAGCCTGGCCATTGAGGCCCGTGCCATTTGGAAACAGCTTCGGAATAAATATATGCTGTTGCTCATCCCCGTATTCCTTGCAGGCCAGTTTGGAGCGACATATCAAGGAAACTACCTAACCT CCCATCTGACCACAGGAACCATCCTGGACCTTAAGTACTTCTCGCGCGAAACTCGATCCAAGGCCGTCTACATCATCGTCCTGGTCTTCGTGACCGCGTCGTGGACTTGGAATGCAGTGATGCAAACGAAACTCTCCCGCATGGCTGAGCCACCCGCTTTCGACCTAGGTGACGGCCCGTTCTTCAACTCAGCATTCACAGTCTATATGTTCTTCCGGTTCTTCTACGAGGTGCTCCAAACATACATCTACTGGCTGATGGCTGAGATCAAGGGTGCCCAGGCCGACGGCGATGTTGCCAGAACAACTGGTATTCTCAGATCTTGGGAGTCGATTGGCAGCACGATTGCCTATGCCGTCGGCGCAACCCACTGGCCCAACCTGAACCAGATGATCCTCGGCTTCGCACTGTGGGGGTTCACTATCCCGTTCACCCTTCTAGCGGTCTTTGGAAGCTGGAATCAATCTCAAATCGCGGAGGCGGACGGGGAATCGAGCGGAGATGACTTTGAGACGCAGAGG AGACGAAATACGCGTCATTGGCTCCAGAGGATAATCTTATGGGGCATCCGCTTAGTCAAGGCTTTACCCCGCGGCGGGAATGGATCGGGCAG TACTCAACAAGGCAGAATTGAAATGGCAGAATTCCCTCCATTCAGTCTCCAGCCGCTCGCCCAGGAGGTCGTCGAACTCCTCAAGGCAAGGAGAGAGACCGTCTCAGTTGCCGAGACG GCGGCCGGGGGCCTGATATCGGCATGTCTTCTCTCTGTTCCAGGGGCATCGGCCGTCTATAAAGGCGGGCTGACTGTATGA
- a CDS encoding uncharacterized protein (transcript_id=CADANIAT00007763): MQLLSILSALSLTPGVLSSSSTVYKGLVARDGSRGNDTITGLGARKQAVLDAGGNTRDLAIAMLETIVRCRFLTIIPTGDGKTGDSTNFGIFKQNWYMLRHSASDFLGQTVDQVDNGAILNSNLGKDVKARHEGEEKYGYETWFAGHRNGESGVQNPGTDDIKAYIDAVAWIQEQIESDKKYQSDDTRFWVDVHAI; this comes from the exons ATGCAACTTCTGTCTATCCTCAGCGCCTTGTCTCTTACTCCTGGCgtgctctcttcttcgtctacAGTCTATAAAGGACTTGTAGCCCGAGATGGTAGCCGGGGAAATGATACTATCACGGGCCTGGGAGCTCGCAAGCAGGCGGTGCTGGACGCTGGTGGCAATACTCGCGATCTAGCAATTGCGATGCTGGAGAC CATTGTCAGATGCCGATTTCTCACAATTATACCCACAGGAGACGGCAAGACCGGCGATTCCACAAACTTCGGTATCTTCAAACAAAATTGGTACATGCTGCGGCATTCCGCGTCCGATTTTCTGGGACAGACCGTGGATCAGGTTGATAACGGCGCCATTCTCAA CTCTAACTTGGGCAAAGACGTCAAAGCTCGccatgaaggcgaagagaaATATGGCTATGAAACCTGGTTCGCCGGCCACCGCAATGGAGAGAGTGGGGTGCAGAACCCTGGCACAGACGACATCAAGG CATATATCGATGCTGTGGCGTGGatccaggagcagattgAGAGCGACAAGAAGTATCAGTCTGACGACACTCGGTTCTGGGTAGACGTTCACGCGATTTAA